A genomic window from Nematostella vectensis chromosome 9, jaNemVect1.1, whole genome shotgun sequence includes:
- the LOC5512392 gene encoding sodium/hydrogen exchanger 6-like isoform X3 codes for MAYMSVICGLLVIVERVGPAWGAKGLEKHWDRKTTRGHELDSINLLIYIGLLLLTIITQWIFKRYRFWYVHYTGLALAYGMITGLVIKYAGGIKKSHYTVNCTMPGAKDIIWMQVQNGTRYSYKLSGPVLPTEGGGELEEKAVFDPEIFFFVLLPPIIFFAGYDMKKRFFFRNIGAILAYAFAGTTISCMVFGVIVYAYTKFATVYKDFDFLECLLFGALISATDPVTILAIFHDLHVDVDLYALVFGESVMNDAVAIVLFRSIESYLLDNASGVFQVDKFFSSVGVFIGVFSGSFFLGFLMGLVTALITKLTKISDFPLLETALFFLLSWSTFLMAEAAGLTGIVAVLFCGISQAHYTYNNLSDESKHNTKQIFALLNFLAENFIFSYMGLSVFTFEYHQWKPGFIAWCFIGIAIGRFLNIYPLSFLLNLGRNRKIPYNLQHMMFFSGLRGAVAFALAMRNTESVPRQMMLTTVLMIVLITVVINGGSTLSVLSYLKIRVGVNPEEEEQPKFLPVCTEEGGDLRAQTAQFERAWIFRLWYNFDIKYMKPLFTGVGPPLKDVLPGCCQPLARILDNRDFEAKPASEMPSDEDLVVVEGELEFRRNQEIMIRPSSDSFHAPNDTMDMDEGDLGLGAINPARI; via the exons atggcatatatgtccGTAATATGCGGCCTTTTGGTCATAGTTGAGCGAGTTGGGCCTGCATGGGGCGCCAAGGGACTGGAGAAGCACTGGGATAGAAAAACTACTAGAGGCCACGAACTCGACAGCATTAATCTGCTAATCTACATTGGACTTCTGCTGTTAACAATCATAACTCAATGGATTTTCAAGCGCTATCGTTTTTGGTACGTTCACTACACTGGACTGGCTCTTGCGTATG GAATGATAACTGGCTTAGTGATTAAATATGCTGGTGGCATAAAGAAATCCCATTATACAGTTAACTGTACCATGCCTGGCGCCAAGGATATTATCTGGATGCAAGTACAAAATGGAACCAGATACTCTTATAAACTCTCTGGCCCTGTGTTACCCACAGAAGGGGGAGGAGAGTTAGAGGAAAAG gcTGTGTTTGATCCTGAGATCTTCTTCTTTGTTCTTCTTCCACCAATTATATTCTTTGCTGGTTATGATATGAAAAAG AGATTCTTTTTTAGGAATATTGGGGCTATCCTAGCATATGCTTTTGCTGGCACTACAATTTCCTGCATGGTATTTGG gGTGATAGTGTATGCATACACAAAGTTTGCAACAGTGTACAAGGACTTTGATTTCCTGGAATGTCTACTGTTTGGTGCGCTTATATCAGCCACAGATCCAG TGACCATTCTGGCTATCTTTCATGACCTCCATGTGGACGTGGATCTTTATGCATTGGTGTTTGGTGAAAGCGTGATGAATGACGCTGTTGCTATTGTATTGTTTAG GTCTATAGAGTCTTATCTCCTTGATAATGCATCCGGTGTGTTCCAAGTTGACAAGTTCTTCTCTTCTGTCGGGGTCTTCATTGGAGTGTTCTCTGGTTCATTCTTCCTAGGATTTCTAATGGGGCTTGTCACTGCTCTT ATAACAAAACTTACCAAAATATCAGACTTCCCACTTCTAGAAACTGCACTGTTCTTTTTGCTTTCTTGGTCAACCTTCTTAATGGCAGAAGCAGCAGGATTAACAG GAATTGTGGCAGTTCTATTTTGTGGCATTTCACAAGCTCATTATACTTACAACAATTTATCTGATGAGTCTAAACACAATACAAAACAG ATTTTTGCCCTTCTAAATTTTCTGGCAGAAAACTTCATATTTTCATACATGGGTCTTTCTGTGTTTACATTTGAATATCACCAATGGAAGCCTGGATTTATAGCCTGGTGTTTT ATAGGGATAGCCATCGGCAGGTTTCTCAACATTTACCCACTATCATTTCTACTTAATCTGGGGAGAAATAGAAAAATCCCTTACAATCTTCAACACATGATGTTCTTCTCAG GTCTTCGAGGTGCTGTTGCCTTCGCTCTAGCCATGCGTAACACCGAGTCTGTCCCCAGACAGATGATGCTTACTACTGTACTCATGATTGTTCTAATCACTGTCGTAATCAATGGGGGCTCTACCCTATCTGTACTCTCTTACCTCAAGATCAG AGTGGGCGTCAATCCCGAGGAGGAGGAGCAGCCCAAGTTTTTACCGGTCTGCACT GAGGAAGGTGGTGATTTGCGAGCACAGACTGCACAGTTTGAGAGAGCCTGGATCTTCCGGTTGTGGTACAACTTCGATATCAA GTACATGAAGCCGCTGTTCACAGGTGTCGGGCCACCGCTAAAGGATGTGCTTCCAGGGTGCTGTCAACCTCTGGCCAGGATACTAGACAACAGGGACTTTGAGGCTAAG
- the LOC5512392 gene encoding sodium/hydrogen exchanger 9-like isoform X2, with the protein MAAGGRLCQVAASLAMMMLSLHSALASDDLGRKLEKKASRKESTYSKLDTAFLLLMMALLIVTVLTIWLFKVKRFRFLHETGVCMIYGMITGLVIKYAGGIKKSHYTVNCTMPGAKDIIWMQVQNGTRYSYKLSGPVLPTEGGGELEEKAVFDPEIFFFVLLPPIIFFAGYDMKKRFFFRNIGAILAYAFAGTTISCMVFGVIVYAYTKFATVYKDFDFLECLLFGALISATDPVTILAIFHDLHVDVDLYALVFGESVMNDAVAIVLFRSIESYLLDNASGVFQVDKFFSSVGVFIGVFSGSFFLGFLMGLVTALITKLTKISDFPLLETALFFLLSWSTFLMAEAAGLTGIVAVLFCGISQAHYTYNNLSDESKHNTKQIFALLNFLAENFIFSYMGLSVFTFEYHQWKPGFIAWCFIGIAIGRFLNIYPLSFLLNLGRNRKIPYNLQHMMFFSGLRGAVAFALAMRNTESVPRQMMLTTVLMIVLITVVINGGSTLSVLSYLKIRVGVNPEEEEQPKFLPEEGGDLRAQTAQFERAWIFRLWYNFDIKYMKPLFTGVGPPLKDVLPGCCQPLARILDNRDFEAKPASEMPSDEDLVVVEGELEFRRNQEIMIRPSSDSFHAPNDTMDMDEGDLGLGAINPARI; encoded by the exons ATGGCGGCCGGGGGAAGGTTGTGTCAAGTTGCGGCATCTCTTGCTATGATGATGCTTTCATTGCATAGCGCTCTCGCGAGTGACGACCTAGGAAGAAAACTAGAGAAAAAAGCCTCAAGAAAGGAAAGCACGTACAGCAAGCTTGACACAGCGTTCTTGTTGCTTATGATGGCTCTGCTTATCGTCACTGTGTTGACCATTTGGTTGTTCAAAGTAAAGAGGTTCCGGTTTCTTCACGAGACTGGCGTATGCATGATTTACG GAATGATAACTGGCTTAGTGATTAAATATGCTGGTGGCATAAAGAAATCCCATTATACAGTTAACTGTACCATGCCTGGCGCCAAGGATATTATCTGGATGCAAGTACAAAATGGAACCAGATACTCTTATAAACTCTCTGGCCCTGTGTTACCCACAGAAGGGGGAGGAGAGTTAGAGGAAAAG gcTGTGTTTGATCCTGAGATCTTCTTCTTTGTTCTTCTTCCACCAATTATATTCTTTGCTGGTTATGATATGAAAAAG AGATTCTTTTTTAGGAATATTGGGGCTATCCTAGCATATGCTTTTGCTGGCACTACAATTTCCTGCATGGTATTTGG gGTGATAGTGTATGCATACACAAAGTTTGCAACAGTGTACAAGGACTTTGATTTCCTGGAATGTCTACTGTTTGGTGCGCTTATATCAGCCACAGATCCAG TGACCATTCTGGCTATCTTTCATGACCTCCATGTGGACGTGGATCTTTATGCATTGGTGTTTGGTGAAAGCGTGATGAATGACGCTGTTGCTATTGTATTGTTTAG GTCTATAGAGTCTTATCTCCTTGATAATGCATCCGGTGTGTTCCAAGTTGACAAGTTCTTCTCTTCTGTCGGGGTCTTCATTGGAGTGTTCTCTGGTTCATTCTTCCTAGGATTTCTAATGGGGCTTGTCACTGCTCTT ATAACAAAACTTACCAAAATATCAGACTTCCCACTTCTAGAAACTGCACTGTTCTTTTTGCTTTCTTGGTCAACCTTCTTAATGGCAGAAGCAGCAGGATTAACAG GAATTGTGGCAGTTCTATTTTGTGGCATTTCACAAGCTCATTATACTTACAACAATTTATCTGATGAGTCTAAACACAATACAAAACAG ATTTTTGCCCTTCTAAATTTTCTGGCAGAAAACTTCATATTTTCATACATGGGTCTTTCTGTGTTTACATTTGAATATCACCAATGGAAGCCTGGATTTATAGCCTGGTGTTTT ATAGGGATAGCCATCGGCAGGTTTCTCAACATTTACCCACTATCATTTCTACTTAATCTGGGGAGAAATAGAAAAATCCCTTACAATCTTCAACACATGATGTTCTTCTCAG GTCTTCGAGGTGCTGTTGCCTTCGCTCTAGCCATGCGTAACACCGAGTCTGTCCCCAGACAGATGATGCTTACTACTGTACTCATGATTGTTCTAATCACTGTCGTAATCAATGGGGGCTCTACCCTATCTGTACTCTCTTACCTCAAGATCAG AGTGGGCGTCAATCCCGAGGAGGAGGAGCAGCCCAAGTTTTTACCG GAGGAAGGTGGTGATTTGCGAGCACAGACTGCACAGTTTGAGAGAGCCTGGATCTTCCGGTTGTGGTACAACTTCGATATCAA GTACATGAAGCCGCTGTTCACAGGTGTCGGGCCACCGCTAAAGGATGTGCTTCCAGGGTGCTGTCAACCTCTGGCCAGGATACTAGACAACAGGGACTTTGAGGCTAAG
- the LOC5512392 gene encoding sodium/hydrogen exchanger 9-like isoform X1: MAAGGRLCQVAASLAMMMLSLHSALASDDLGRKLEKKASRKESTYSKLDTAFLLLMMALLIVTVLTIWLFKVKRFRFLHETGVCMIYGMITGLVIKYAGGIKKSHYTVNCTMPGAKDIIWMQVQNGTRYSYKLSGPVLPTEGGGELEEKAVFDPEIFFFVLLPPIIFFAGYDMKKRFFFRNIGAILAYAFAGTTISCMVFGVIVYAYTKFATVYKDFDFLECLLFGALISATDPVTILAIFHDLHVDVDLYALVFGESVMNDAVAIVLFRSIESYLLDNASGVFQVDKFFSSVGVFIGVFSGSFFLGFLMGLVTALITKLTKISDFPLLETALFFLLSWSTFLMAEAAGLTGIVAVLFCGISQAHYTYNNLSDESKHNTKQIFALLNFLAENFIFSYMGLSVFTFEYHQWKPGFIAWCFIGIAIGRFLNIYPLSFLLNLGRNRKIPYNLQHMMFFSGLRGAVAFALAMRNTESVPRQMMLTTVLMIVLITVVINGGSTLSVLSYLKIRVGVNPEEEEQPKFLPVCTEEGGDLRAQTAQFERAWIFRLWYNFDIKYMKPLFTGVGPPLKDVLPGCCQPLARILDNRDFEAKPASEMPSDEDLVVVEGELEFRRNQEIMIRPSSDSFHAPNDTMDMDEGDLGLGAINPARI, from the exons ATGGCGGCCGGGGGAAGGTTGTGTCAAGTTGCGGCATCTCTTGCTATGATGATGCTTTCATTGCATAGCGCTCTCGCGAGTGACGACCTAGGAAGAAAACTAGAGAAAAAAGCCTCAAGAAAGGAAAGCACGTACAGCAAGCTTGACACAGCGTTCTTGTTGCTTATGATGGCTCTGCTTATCGTCACTGTGTTGACCATTTGGTTGTTCAAAGTAAAGAGGTTCCGGTTTCTTCACGAGACTGGCGTATGCATGATTTACG GAATGATAACTGGCTTAGTGATTAAATATGCTGGTGGCATAAAGAAATCCCATTATACAGTTAACTGTACCATGCCTGGCGCCAAGGATATTATCTGGATGCAAGTACAAAATGGAACCAGATACTCTTATAAACTCTCTGGCCCTGTGTTACCCACAGAAGGGGGAGGAGAGTTAGAGGAAAAG gcTGTGTTTGATCCTGAGATCTTCTTCTTTGTTCTTCTTCCACCAATTATATTCTTTGCTGGTTATGATATGAAAAAG AGATTCTTTTTTAGGAATATTGGGGCTATCCTAGCATATGCTTTTGCTGGCACTACAATTTCCTGCATGGTATTTGG gGTGATAGTGTATGCATACACAAAGTTTGCAACAGTGTACAAGGACTTTGATTTCCTGGAATGTCTACTGTTTGGTGCGCTTATATCAGCCACAGATCCAG TGACCATTCTGGCTATCTTTCATGACCTCCATGTGGACGTGGATCTTTATGCATTGGTGTTTGGTGAAAGCGTGATGAATGACGCTGTTGCTATTGTATTGTTTAG GTCTATAGAGTCTTATCTCCTTGATAATGCATCCGGTGTGTTCCAAGTTGACAAGTTCTTCTCTTCTGTCGGGGTCTTCATTGGAGTGTTCTCTGGTTCATTCTTCCTAGGATTTCTAATGGGGCTTGTCACTGCTCTT ATAACAAAACTTACCAAAATATCAGACTTCCCACTTCTAGAAACTGCACTGTTCTTTTTGCTTTCTTGGTCAACCTTCTTAATGGCAGAAGCAGCAGGATTAACAG GAATTGTGGCAGTTCTATTTTGTGGCATTTCACAAGCTCATTATACTTACAACAATTTATCTGATGAGTCTAAACACAATACAAAACAG ATTTTTGCCCTTCTAAATTTTCTGGCAGAAAACTTCATATTTTCATACATGGGTCTTTCTGTGTTTACATTTGAATATCACCAATGGAAGCCTGGATTTATAGCCTGGTGTTTT ATAGGGATAGCCATCGGCAGGTTTCTCAACATTTACCCACTATCATTTCTACTTAATCTGGGGAGAAATAGAAAAATCCCTTACAATCTTCAACACATGATGTTCTTCTCAG GTCTTCGAGGTGCTGTTGCCTTCGCTCTAGCCATGCGTAACACCGAGTCTGTCCCCAGACAGATGATGCTTACTACTGTACTCATGATTGTTCTAATCACTGTCGTAATCAATGGGGGCTCTACCCTATCTGTACTCTCTTACCTCAAGATCAG AGTGGGCGTCAATCCCGAGGAGGAGGAGCAGCCCAAGTTTTTACCGGTCTGCACT GAGGAAGGTGGTGATTTGCGAGCACAGACTGCACAGTTTGAGAGAGCCTGGATCTTCCGGTTGTGGTACAACTTCGATATCAA GTACATGAAGCCGCTGTTCACAGGTGTCGGGCCACCGCTAAAGGATGTGCTTCCAGGGTGCTGTCAACCTCTGGCCAGGATACTAGACAACAGGGACTTTGAGGCTAAG